A genomic stretch from Hymenobacter psoromatis includes:
- a CDS encoding beta-ketoadipyl CoA thiolase (catalyzes the thiolytic cleavage of beta-ketoadipyl-CoA to succinate and acetyl-CoA), with the protein MPNAYIVDAVRTPIGKFGGALSSVRPDDLAALVLRELLRRNPSLDKNAVEDVIMGAANQSGEDNRNVARMAALLAGLPVTVPGNTVNRLCASGLQSIIDAFHAIKCGEGDVYLAGGAESMTRAPFVMAKSSTAFARDFMAHDTTLGWRFVNQRLARDHYPYTMGDTAENVAKQYNISREDQDFFAFESQRKYHRAAEKGRFRKELVPVFLPQPKGDTALFDTDEQPRVSTLEKLATLKPAFQPDGGTVTAGNSAGINDGAAAALLVSDDALARYNLKPMARIISSAVAGVDPSIMGMGPVPAIRKVLERANLTLEDMDLLEINEAFASQSVAVVRELGVDVAKLNVNGGSIAMGHPLGSSGARIVATLVHEMQRREGVRYGLVAMCVGVGQGVAMVVEKV; encoded by the coding sequence ATGCCCAATGCGTATATCGTGGATGCCGTGCGCACCCCGATTGGAAAATTTGGCGGCGCGCTCAGCAGCGTTCGCCCCGACGACCTGGCCGCGCTCGTGCTTCGCGAGCTGTTGCGCCGCAACCCCAGCCTGGACAAAAACGCGGTGGAAGACGTCATTATGGGTGCCGCCAACCAGAGCGGCGAGGACAACCGCAACGTGGCCCGCATGGCTGCCCTGCTGGCCGGCCTGCCCGTGACGGTTCCCGGCAACACCGTCAACCGCCTGTGCGCTAGCGGCTTGCAAAGTATTATCGATGCGTTTCACGCTATTAAGTGCGGCGAGGGCGACGTGTATCTGGCCGGCGGGGCCGAAAGCATGACCCGCGCGCCCTTCGTGATGGCCAAGTCCTCGACGGCCTTTGCCCGCGACTTTATGGCCCACGACACCACGCTGGGCTGGCGCTTCGTGAACCAGCGCCTGGCCCGCGACCACTACCCCTACACGATGGGCGACACGGCCGAGAACGTGGCCAAGCAGTATAATATCAGCCGCGAGGACCAGGATTTCTTTGCCTTCGAAAGCCAGCGCAAGTACCACCGCGCCGCCGAAAAAGGCCGTTTCCGCAAGGAGCTGGTGCCGGTGTTCCTGCCCCAGCCCAAGGGCGACACGGCGCTGTTTGACACCGACGAGCAGCCCCGCGTTTCGACCCTCGAAAAGCTGGCAACCCTCAAGCCGGCCTTCCAGCCCGACGGCGGCACCGTGACGGCCGGCAACTCGGCGGGCATCAACGACGGTGCCGCCGCTGCCCTGCTGGTGAGCGACGATGCCCTGGCGCGCTACAATCTCAAGCCGATGGCGCGCATTATCTCATCGGCCGTGGCGGGCGTTGACCCGTCCATTATGGGCATGGGCCCGGTGCCGGCCATCCGCAAGGTGCTGGAGCGCGCCAACCTCACGCTGGAGGATATGGACCTGCTCGAAATCAACGAAGCCTTTGCCTCGCAGAGCGTGGCCGTGGTGCGCGAACTGGGCGTTGACGTGGCCAAGCTGAACGTGAACGGCGGCTCCATCGCGATGGGCCACCCGCTGGGCTCCAGCGGCGCGCGCATCGTGGCCACGCTGGTGCATGAGATGCAGCGCCGCGAGGGTGTGCGCTACGGCCTGGTAGCCATGTGCGTAGGCGTGGGCCAAGGCGTGGCGATGGTGGTGGAAAAGGTGTAA
- a CDS encoding kynureninase codes for MTYDASPAFATAQDAADPLKAFRHEFHFPPGPDGQPVAYFCGNSLGLLPRAARAAVEAEFQAWETKAVEGHFHGESPWMYYQDNLAESAARVVGAQPLEVVIMNTLTVNLHLLLISFYQPTPTRYKVLMEGGAFPSDQYALESQARLHGFDPAEAIVEMQPRPGEHTLRTEDIEAKIAELGSSLATVIFGGINYYTGQVFDMAAITRAGHAVGAKVGFDLAHAAGNVVLHLHDWDVDFACWCTYKYLNSGPGGTSGVFIHERFAHQPDLLRLAGWWGNDPAERFQMQKGFRPAAGAAGWQLSCGQVLPMAVHRVNLELFDRAGGVGALRAKSEKLTGYLEFLINQLGLPTSRLEIITPPNPAERGCQLSLLVHERGRALFDYLAARGVVADWREPNVIRLAPVPLYNSFEDVYRVGAALLQFYSAQ; via the coding sequence ATGACCTACGACGCTTCGCCCGCTTTTGCCACCGCCCAGGATGCGGCCGACCCGCTGAAAGCGTTCCGCCACGAGTTTCATTTTCCGCCGGGACCGGATGGGCAGCCGGTAGCGTATTTCTGCGGCAACTCGCTGGGGCTGCTGCCCCGCGCCGCCCGCGCCGCCGTGGAGGCCGAGTTTCAGGCCTGGGAAACCAAGGCGGTGGAGGGCCACTTTCACGGCGAGTCGCCCTGGATGTATTACCAGGATAACCTGGCTGAGTCGGCGGCCCGCGTGGTGGGCGCCCAGCCGCTGGAAGTGGTGATAATGAACACGCTAACGGTGAACCTGCACCTGTTGCTCATCTCCTTTTACCAGCCTACCCCCACCCGCTACAAGGTGCTGATGGAAGGCGGCGCGTTCCCTTCGGACCAATACGCGCTCGAAAGCCAGGCCCGCCTGCACGGCTTCGACCCGGCCGAAGCCATTGTGGAGATGCAGCCCCGGCCCGGCGAGCACACCCTGCGCACGGAGGACATCGAGGCCAAAATCGCGGAGCTGGGCAGCTCGCTGGCCACGGTCATTTTTGGGGGTATTAACTACTACACGGGGCAGGTGTTTGACATGGCGGCCATCACGCGGGCGGGGCACGCGGTGGGCGCGAAAGTGGGTTTCGACCTGGCCCATGCGGCCGGCAACGTGGTGCTGCACCTGCACGACTGGGACGTGGACTTTGCCTGCTGGTGCACCTATAAATACCTCAATTCGGGGCCGGGCGGCACGTCGGGCGTGTTTATTCACGAGCGCTTTGCGCACCAGCCCGATTTGCTGCGGCTGGCCGGCTGGTGGGGCAATGACCCCGCCGAGCGCTTTCAGATGCAAAAAGGCTTTCGGCCGGCGGCGGGCGCGGCGGGCTGGCAGCTCTCGTGCGGGCAGGTGCTGCCGATGGCCGTGCACCGCGTCAACCTTGAGCTCTTCGACCGGGCGGGGGGGGTAGGCGCCCTGCGCGCCAAGAGCGAAAAGCTGACCGGCTACCTCGAATTTCTCATCAACCAGCTCGGCCTGCCCACCAGCCGGCTCGAAATTATTACCCCCCCCAACCCGGCCGAGCGCGGCTGCCAGCTTTCGCTGCTGGTGCACGAGCGCGGGCGGGCGCTGTTCGACTACCTGGCCGCGCGGGGGGTAGTGGCCGACTGGCGCGAGCCGAATGTCATCCGGCTGGCACCCGTGCCGCTGTATAATTCGTTTGAGGACGTATATCGGGTGGGCGCGGCGCTTTTGCAATTTTACAGCGCGCAGTGA
- a CDS encoding phosphatidylserine decarboxylase, which yields MKIHKEGRRILFVTLLVLLALNLLLNRYNASNVVFNRIFAGASVVAFLMLLQFFRSPFRRLLTHEDLLLAPADGKVVVIEEVFEPEYFEDARRQISVFMSPINVHITRNPVSGIVKYFKYHPGQYLVAWHPKSSTQNERTTVVVESDAGPLVLFRQIAGAMARRIVWYVNEGDEVSQGEEFGFIKFGSRVDIFVPLSAQIKVELGQKVKGGETVLCQLID from the coding sequence ATTAAGATACATAAAGAAGGCCGCCGCATCCTGTTCGTGACGCTGCTCGTGCTGCTGGCCCTCAACCTGCTGCTGAACCGCTACAATGCGTCCAACGTGGTGTTCAACCGCATTTTTGCCGGTGCCTCGGTGGTGGCGTTTCTGATGCTGTTGCAGTTTTTTCGCTCGCCCTTCCGGCGCTTGCTCACCCACGAAGACCTGCTGCTGGCCCCGGCCGATGGCAAGGTGGTCGTGATTGAGGAAGTATTTGAGCCCGAGTACTTTGAGGACGCCCGCCGGCAGATTAGCGTGTTTATGTCGCCCATCAACGTGCACATTACCCGCAACCCGGTGTCGGGCATCGTCAAGTATTTTAAGTATCACCCCGGCCAGTATCTGGTGGCCTGGCACCCCAAAAGCAGCACCCAAAACGAGCGCACGACGGTGGTAGTCGAGAGCGATGCCGGCCCGCTGGTGCTCTTCCGCCAAATTGCCGGGGCAATGGCCCGCCGCATCGTGTGGTACGTGAACGAGGGCGACGAAGTGAGTCAGGGCGAGGAGTTTGGCTTTATTAAATTCGGCTCGCGGGTCGATATTTTCGTGCCCCTTAGTGCCCAGATTAAAGTGGAATTGGGCCAGAAAGTGAAGGGCGGCGAAACCGTGCTTTGCCAATTGATAGACTAA
- a CDS encoding amino acid dehydrogenase, with amino-acid sequence MAATTVYKEPAPQVGNTENPLESMMSRFDSAAEILGLDDTSYEVLKAPDKQVIVHLPVMMDDGKVHVFEGYRVVHNTILGPSKGGIRYDKNVNLDEVKALAAWMTWKCAVVDIPYGGAKGGIICEPTTMSVGELERLTRAYTVSMKDVFGPDRDIPAPDMGTGPREMAWIMDEFSKAVGQTASAVVTGKPLVMGGSLGRTEATGRGVMVSCLAALAKLGMKPEETSVAVQGFGNVGSWASKLLFDKGLKVKGVSDISGAYWNENGINIDEAIAYKNAHSGRLEGFEGADPMDPTKLLISAVDVIVPAAVEDVITEHNAPFIQAKLIVEGANGPTSASADPIINEKGILVVPDILANSGGVTVSYFEWVQNKQGFKWSLDMVTDRADRIMTEAFEKVYATSQKYNIPMRIAAYVVAIDKVAQTYKYRGGY; translated from the coding sequence ATGGCAGCCACCACTGTGTATAAAGAGCCCGCCCCGCAGGTCGGCAATACCGAGAATCCCCTGGAATCCATGATGTCGCGCTTCGATAGCGCGGCTGAGATTCTGGGCCTCGATGATACTTCTTACGAAGTATTGAAAGCGCCCGACAAGCAAGTTATCGTGCATTTGCCCGTGATGATGGACGATGGCAAGGTGCACGTTTTTGAGGGCTACCGCGTGGTGCACAACACCATTTTGGGCCCCAGCAAAGGCGGCATTCGCTATGACAAGAACGTGAACCTGGACGAGGTGAAAGCCCTGGCCGCCTGGATGACCTGGAAGTGCGCCGTGGTGGACATCCCCTACGGCGGGGCCAAGGGCGGTATCATCTGCGAGCCCACCACCATGAGCGTGGGCGAGCTGGAGCGCCTCACCCGCGCCTACACCGTGTCGATGAAGGACGTGTTTGGCCCCGACCGCGATATTCCGGCTCCCGACATGGGTACCGGCCCGCGCGAAATGGCCTGGATTATGGACGAATTCTCGAAGGCCGTGGGCCAGACTGCTTCGGCCGTGGTAACTGGCAAACCCTTGGTAATGGGCGGCTCGCTGGGTCGCACCGAGGCCACCGGCCGCGGCGTCATGGTGTCGTGCCTGGCCGCGCTGGCCAAGCTCGGCATGAAGCCCGAAGAAACGTCGGTGGCCGTGCAGGGCTTCGGCAACGTGGGCTCGTGGGCTTCCAAGCTGTTGTTTGATAAAGGACTGAAAGTGAAAGGAGTGTCCGATATTTCGGGCGCTTACTGGAACGAAAACGGCATCAATATCGACGAGGCCATTGCCTATAAAAATGCCCACAGTGGCCGCCTCGAAGGCTTTGAAGGTGCCGACCCGATGGACCCCACCAAGCTGCTGATTTCGGCGGTGGACGTGATTGTGCCCGCCGCCGTGGAGGACGTGATTACGGAGCACAATGCTCCCTTTATTCAGGCCAAGCTGATTGTGGAAGGGGCCAACGGCCCCACATCGGCTTCGGCCGACCCCATTATCAATGAGAAAGGCATTCTGGTAGTGCCCGACATCCTGGCCAACTCGGGCGGCGTCACGGTGAGCTACTTTGAATGGGTGCAGAACAAGCAGGGCTTCAAGTGGAGCCTCGACATGGTGACCGACCGCGCCGACCGCATCATGACGGAGGCTTTTGAGAAGGTGTACGCTACCAGCCAGAAGTATAATATCCCGATGCGCATCGCGGCCTACGTCGTGGCCATCGACAAGGTAGCCCAGACGTATAAGTACCGCGGCGGCTACTAG
- a CDS encoding nitrogen fixation protein NifR → MVQISNIQLPDFPLLLAPMEDVSDPPFRAVCKANGADLMYTEFISSEGLIRAAAKSRQKLDVFDYERPIGIQLFGSDVDTMGECAAISTEAGPDLIDINYGCPVKQVAMRGAGAALLRDVPKMVAMTAAVVRNTHLPVTVKTRLGWDLDTLNVEEVAERLQDVGIAALTVHGRTRVQLYKGEADWRLIAKIKENPRIKIPIFGNGDIDSPEKAVTYKNRYGVDGVMIGRAAIGYPWIFREVKHYAATGQLLPPPTLDERLAMCRMHFDKSLEWKGPKAGIFEMRRHYAHYFRGLEGAKQWRTKLVDAEHGEQIYSILEEIAASEAVLVG, encoded by the coding sequence GTGGTCCAGATAAGTAATATTCAACTCCCCGACTTCCCGCTGCTCCTCGCCCCGATGGAGGACGTGAGCGACCCGCCCTTCCGGGCCGTGTGCAAGGCCAACGGGGCCGACCTGATGTACACCGAGTTTATTTCCTCGGAGGGTCTCATCCGGGCGGCGGCCAAGAGCCGGCAGAAGCTCGATGTATTTGATTACGAGCGGCCTATCGGCATCCAGCTCTTTGGTTCCGACGTGGATACGATGGGCGAGTGCGCGGCCATCAGCACGGAGGCGGGGCCGGATTTAATTGATATCAACTACGGCTGCCCGGTGAAGCAGGTGGCCATGCGCGGCGCGGGCGCGGCCCTGCTGCGCGACGTGCCCAAGATGGTAGCCATGACCGCCGCCGTGGTTCGAAATACGCACCTGCCCGTGACCGTGAAAACCCGCCTCGGCTGGGACCTCGACACCCTGAACGTGGAGGAAGTGGCCGAGCGCCTGCAAGACGTGGGCATCGCGGCGCTCACCGTGCATGGCCGCACCCGCGTGCAGCTCTACAAGGGTGAAGCAGATTGGCGACTCATCGCCAAAATCAAGGAAAACCCGCGCATCAAAATCCCCATTTTCGGCAACGGCGACATCGACTCGCCCGAAAAGGCGGTGACCTACAAAAACCGCTACGGCGTGGATGGCGTCATGATTGGCCGCGCCGCCATCGGCTACCCCTGGATTTTCCGGGAGGTGAAGCACTACGCGGCCACCGGCCAGCTCCTACCCCCCCCCACCCTCGACGAGCGCCTGGCCATGTGCCGGATGCACTTCGACAAAAGCCTGGAGTGGAAAGGCCCCAAAGCCGGCATCTTCGAGATGCGCCGGCACTATGCCCACTATTTCCGCGGCCTGGAAGGGGCCAAGCAGTGGCGCACCAAGCTGGTCGATGCCGAGCACGGCGAGCAGATTTACAGTATTTTAGAGGAAATAGCGGCCAGCGAGGCGGTGCTGGTAGGGTAG
- a CDS encoding glucose-6-phosphate dehydrogenase, which yields MNETLKSQPTVFVIFGGTGDLNARKLAPALYNLYLEGWLPTQFAFIGTGRTKLTDDEFRARILHDINEFSRSGKVTDEQWQGFAPHIYYQPADVQDAKTYREFGKKIKVLEGDWKAPANVIYYLAVAPNFFPIIAENLAKAGLTEDAEHTRIVIEKPFGHDLESAKELNALLSRIFREKQIYRIDHYLGKETVQNIMAFRFANAIMEPLWNRNSIEHVQISVTESLGVGDRLGYYDGSGALRDMIQNHLLQLLCIVAMEPPVSFSAEEVRDRKVDVLRAMRRFTPETVREQAVRGQYGPGWLEGNKVPGYREEPGANPRSNTETFAAVKFFIDNWRWQGVPFYLRTGKRLHRSASVITIQFKDVPHFIFSPETAETMRQNRLIISIQPEMSIRLQVQAKRPGVDMMLNTVDMVFDYKGTYVSEAPEAYETLLLDVMLGDQTLFMRGDQVEEAWDLVMPIQTSWQTRISQDFPNYSADSWGPEAAEALVAKDGYHWFTFPLNGKK from the coding sequence ATGAACGAGACCCTGAAATCGCAGCCGACGGTATTCGTCATCTTCGGCGGCACCGGCGACCTGAACGCCCGCAAGCTGGCCCCGGCCTTGTATAATCTGTACCTCGAAGGCTGGCTGCCCACGCAGTTTGCCTTCATTGGCACGGGCCGCACCAAACTCACTGACGACGAGTTTCGGGCCCGGATACTCCACGATATCAACGAGTTTTCGCGCAGCGGCAAGGTGACCGATGAGCAATGGCAGGGCTTCGCGCCCCACATCTACTACCAACCGGCCGATGTGCAGGACGCGAAAACCTACAGGGAATTTGGCAAAAAAATCAAGGTGCTGGAAGGCGATTGGAAAGCGCCGGCCAACGTGATTTACTACCTGGCGGTGGCACCCAATTTCTTCCCCATCATCGCCGAAAACCTGGCCAAAGCCGGGCTGACGGAAGATGCCGAGCACACGCGCATCGTGATTGAGAAGCCCTTCGGCCACGATTTGGAATCGGCCAAGGAATTGAACGCGCTGCTGAGCCGCATTTTTCGCGAAAAGCAGATTTACCGCATCGACCATTACCTGGGCAAGGAAACGGTGCAGAATATTATGGCTTTTCGCTTCGCGAACGCCATTATGGAGCCGCTCTGGAACCGCAACAGCATCGAGCACGTGCAGATTTCGGTGACTGAAAGCCTGGGCGTAGGCGACCGGCTGGGCTATTACGACGGCTCGGGCGCGCTGCGCGACATGATTCAGAACCACCTCTTGCAGCTGCTCTGCATCGTGGCGATGGAGCCGCCGGTGAGCTTTTCGGCCGAGGAAGTGCGCGACCGCAAGGTGGACGTGCTGCGCGCCATGCGCCGCTTCACGCCCGAAACCGTGCGCGAGCAGGCCGTGCGCGGGCAGTATGGCCCCGGCTGGCTGGAGGGCAACAAGGTGCCTGGCTACCGCGAGGAGCCCGGTGCCAACCCGCGGTCGAACACCGAAACGTTCGCGGCGGTGAAGTTTTTCATCGACAACTGGCGTTGGCAAGGCGTGCCGTTTTACCTGCGCACCGGCAAGCGCCTGCACCGCTCAGCCTCGGTTATTACCATTCAGTTCAAGGACGTGCCGCACTTCATTTTCTCGCCCGAAACGGCCGAAACGATGCGCCAGAATCGGCTCATTATCAGCATTCAGCCCGAAATGAGCATTCGCTTGCAAGTGCAGGCCAAGCGCCCAGGGGTGGACATGATGCTGAATACCGTGGACATGGTATTTGACTACAAAGGAACCTACGTGAGCGAAGCGCCCGAGGCCTACGAAACGCTGCTGCTCGACGTGATGCTGGGCGACCAGACGCTCTTTATGCGCGGCGACCAGGTGGAGGAAGCCTGGGATTTGGTGATGCCCATTCAAACCTCGTGGCAAACCCGCATCAGCCAGGATTTCCCCAACTACTCGGCCGACTCCTGGGGCCCCGAAGCCGCCGAGGCCTTGGTCGCCAAAGACGGTTACCACTGGTTTACTTTTCCCCTCAATGGCAAAAAATAG
- a CDS encoding 6-phosphogluconolactonase yields the protein MAKNSPSLQVFATPDEVLRALAEYFVAAAGRAVAARGRFAVALSGGSSPKKLYELLASPAYHEQVAWEQVYFFFGDERNVPQNSPDSNYLMAKTTLLDPLGIRPAQVFAVDTRLPPAEAAAQYGVAVEEFFGEEKAEFDLVLLGLGDNAHTASLFPHTPVLHDKAVGVKEVWLPVEQVFRITFTAPLINQARAVAFLVYGAGKAEAVQQILEFPRDVEQYPAQLIEPASGPTDWFLDEAAAQKLRQR from the coding sequence ATGGCAAAAAATAGCCCGTCCCTGCAAGTTTTCGCTACCCCCGACGAGGTGCTGCGCGCCCTGGCCGAGTATTTCGTAGCCGCCGCCGGGCGGGCCGTAGCCGCGCGCGGGCGCTTTGCGGTGGCGCTGTCGGGCGGTAGCTCACCCAAAAAGCTGTATGAGCTGCTGGCCTCGCCCGCCTACCACGAGCAGGTGGCCTGGGAGCAGGTATATTTCTTTTTTGGCGATGAGCGCAACGTGCCCCAGAACTCGCCCGACAGCAACTACCTGATGGCCAAAACTACGCTGCTCGACCCGCTGGGCATTCGGCCGGCGCAGGTATTTGCCGTCGATACGCGCCTACCCCCCGCCGAGGCGGCGGCGCAGTACGGCGTGGCCGTGGAGGAGTTTTTTGGGGAAGAAAAGGCCGAGTTTGACCTCGTGCTGCTGGGCCTGGGCGATAACGCGCACACGGCCTCGCTGTTTCCGCACACGCCCGTGCTGCACGATAAAGCGGTGGGCGTGAAGGAAGTATGGCTGCCCGTGGAGCAGGTATTTCGCATCACCTTCACGGCTCCGCTCATCAATCAGGCGCGGGCGGTGGCCTTCCTGGTCTATGGCGCGGGCAAGGCCGAAGCCGTGCAACAAATTCTAGAATTTCCGCGCGACGTGGAGCAGTACCCGGCTCAGCTTATAGAGCCCGCCAGCGGCCCCACCGACTGGTTTCTGGACGAGGCTGCGGCGCAAAAGCTACGCCAGCGGTAG
- a CDS encoding metal-dependent phosphohydrolase, with amino-acid sequence MATTTLPAAAEVPVEATAAKPAKPPRSEVSALVRQARAHVEALLAAGLDPRLTYHTLAHTAYVVKQAHALADAAALPPPQAEELLLAAWFHDLGYLDTYDGHEYRSMARAEAWLREQGVGAARIELIKNLIRATHRNEPANTELEKMLVDADMSNLAANDFRARAELIRTEWELLLDKSYTNTEWAELQLAFMTSHKYHSEAGKERFKKDFEKNTEEQSDILKKAHKKTKKKEKKANDTFAEPKRGIETMFRTMYSNHMKLSDMADKKAGMMIQLNAVILSVIITYLGAKSSHLVTGDANFARNPILAVPMGVLLITALGSVTSAILSAQPDVTSFKWLKKNPAIATNRRVNLLFFGQFTKLSLQHFQEGMRELMRQKDTLYTNMVTDVYYLGEVLDRKYKLLRVSYSIFMVGLILTALSFGIVLAYKM; translated from the coding sequence ATGGCTACTACTACCCTCCCCGCCGCTGCTGAAGTGCCGGTCGAAGCCACGGCTGCCAAGCCCGCCAAGCCGCCCAGGTCGGAGGTGTCGGCGCTGGTGCGGCAGGCGCGGGCGCACGTTGAGGCACTGCTCGCGGCGGGCCTCGACCCGCGCCTCACCTACCATACGCTGGCCCACACGGCCTACGTGGTGAAGCAGGCGCACGCCCTGGCCGATGCGGCCGCCCTACCCCCCCCCCAGGCCGAGGAGCTGCTGCTGGCCGCCTGGTTTCACGACCTCGGCTACCTCGATACCTACGACGGCCACGAATACCGGAGCATGGCCCGCGCCGAGGCGTGGCTGCGCGAGCAGGGGGTAGGGGCCGCCCGCATCGAGCTGATAAAGAATCTTATCCGGGCCACGCACCGCAACGAGCCGGCCAACACGGAGCTGGAAAAAATGCTCGTCGATGCCGATATGAGCAACCTGGCGGCCAACGATTTTCGGGCCCGCGCCGAGCTCATCCGCACCGAATGGGAGCTGTTGCTCGACAAGTCGTACACCAACACGGAATGGGCCGAATTGCAATTAGCGTTCATGACGAGCCACAAATACCACTCGGAGGCCGGCAAGGAGCGTTTTAAGAAGGATTTCGAAAAAAATACCGAAGAGCAGAGCGACATTCTCAAAAAGGCGCATAAAAAGACCAAGAAGAAGGAAAAAAAGGCCAACGACACGTTTGCCGAGCCCAAGCGGGGCATCGAAACTATGTTCCGCACCATGTATTCCAACCACATGAAGCTTTCGGACATGGCCGACAAGAAAGCGGGCATGATGATTCAGCTCAACGCCGTTATTCTTTCGGTGATAATCACGTACTTAGGGGCCAAGTCGTCGCACCTGGTTACGGGCGATGCCAACTTCGCCCGCAACCCCATTCTGGCCGTGCCGATGGGCGTGCTGCTCATCACGGCGCTGGGCTCGGTAACCTCGGCCATCCTCTCGGCGCAGCCCGACGTCACGAGCTTCAAGTGGCTGAAGAAGAACCCCGCCATTGCCACCAACCGGCGCGTTAATCTCCTGTTTTTCGGGCAGTTCACCAAGCTCAGCCTCCAGCATTTCCAGGAAGGCATGCGCGAGCTGATGCGCCAGAAAGACACCCTCTACACCAACATGGTCACCGACGTGTACTACCTCGGCGAGGTGCTCGACCGCAAATACAAGCTGCTGCGCGTGAGCTATTCCATTTTTATGGTCGGGCTCATCCTCACGGCGCTCTCCTTCGGCATTGTCCTCGCCTATAAGATGTAG